The sequence below is a genomic window from Pirellulales bacterium.
CGCTGCACCTCCGTGAGCAAGTCGTTGAACACCGGTCGCATGGCCTGAAAGATCGCCTTGGCGTTCTCCGATTGCCCGGAGTTGCGCTTCAGATGCTCCGCCTTGGCGAACGTGAGTTTCAACTCTTTGGTCAGCGCCCGCGTAAAGTGGTTGCCACCCACCGGCACGCTGCGCTGCCACACGCGATAGCCGTTGGTCACCACCAGGTCGGTGGTGTCGGTCCCCAGCGACAGCACCACTACCGAAGGGGGCGGCGTGTCCGGATCGTATTGATCCGCCGGCGGCAGATCCTGCATCTGGTCGAACGCCACAAAGTTGTACAAGGCCAACGGCGCCAGTTGGATGTAGTCGACCTCGATCCCCGCCGCGTCAAACGGCTTCAGCGCGCGAAACACCTGATCGCGCTTCATCGCAAACAGGCCCACCTCCGTCTCCAGCGCGAAGCCTTCTTCCACGCTGCCGCCGGGCATCTGCTGATAATCCCAAACCACATCTTCTAGCGCAAACGGGATCTGCTGCCGCGCTTCGTATTTCACAATGTCCGGAATCTTCTTCGATTCCACCGGCGGCAACTTGATGAATCGCGCCAGGCCGCTCTGTCCAGACACCGACACCGCCACCCGGTCGCCGCGCACGCTGTTGCGAGACAAAAAAGTCTTGAGCGCCTCGGCGATCAGTTCTTCGGGATTGGCCTCGGGCTGACTCAATATCTTGGGGTATTCAATGAAGTCGAAGGCGTCGGCCAACACCTGATCGTCTTCGTCGGCTGGCCTACAGCGCAGCGCCTTCAGCGCGCACTGACCAATATCGATCCCCCAGATCGCTGACTTCCGAGCCATGCTGTTTTTCTCTCTCTGTTCCCTGGCATCGGTCCGGCGAGCCGAACGCGACGGCGCCCAGCGCGCTTCGGCCCAAGAACAGGCCTTCGAGAAGGGTTTTTACCGCGCCAAACTCCAAAATCATCGTACTGACGGCGCGCCAGAGGGTCAATTATTCCAACCCATTCCAAGCCATCGCGACCGCGCCTCTGAAGGGTCGGCAACTGGCATATGGAGGCAAGCCTTCTCTCCCCCCGTCAATACCGCTGCGCAGGCGGTGAAATATCGCCCAGTCGGCACGGCATGACCCCACCCACCGGCCGGCCGTTTGTTAGACTCGGGAGTCGACCCCCGCCAGTCCGCATCCTTCCCCGGGCCATTTGCTCCATGGAACTCGCCGAGCTGATCGTTCTGCTCCCCTGCCACAGCCTGGAGGATTTTCCGCTTTATCACGATGGCGCCGACGCCGCCACCCTGCTCTCTGGCTGGGTCGCCCCCTGGCATCCCGCTCTGGTCGCCGCCGCTCGCAAGATGCCACGCTGGTTTCGGGCAGACTTCCCCCCCGACGATGTGAAGGGGCGCCTCTTTCTCCTCCCCGAGGTCAGCCGCCGCCTCATCGCCACCGGTTGGCCCGCCCGCGTGACCGACGAAGGCGCCCTGTTGGTCGACGCCTTGCCCGACCGCGCCGCCACCGCCGCCGAGTGCCTGACGCGCGCCCAACTGCAATCGACCCCGTTGGCCGATACCTTGGCCGACGACTTTTTTGCGCTCGGCTACTGTTACTTGATGGTCGAACTGCTCACCCGACAAATGCGTTATTCGACCAACGTGGACGAACCTCACTTAGAGGGTCAGATTGTCGCCGCCGCCGCTGCCACAATGGCCGGCGAAGAAGCCACAGCCCGCGAGCACTTGACTCGCTGCTTCGAGGTGCTGCACGAGGCCCGCGAGCGCTTTTATCCCGTCGATTCGTATCTCCTGGATATCTCGCTCACCGCGCCGCACTTGTTGGGCGAACCATTGCGCCGCGAGCTAGAGCGCTCCATCGCGCCGAGCATCCATCTCACCGGCGAACTCGTTGACCAGCTTGCCGAGTCCGATCCGGCCAGTCTCGCGGCGCTGCGCGATGCCTGCGCCGCGGCCGCGGCGTCGGTCGTCGGCGGCGACCTGGCAGAGCAGGAAGCGCCCCACCAATCGATGGCCCAGATCGATGCCGGCCTCCGCCAAGGCCTCGAGCGCTTCCAGCAGCATCTCGGCAAGACGCCGCGCGTCTATGTACGTCGCCGCTTTGGCCTTACCCCGGCGCTGCCGCTATTGCTCACACGGCACGGCTATATCGGCGCGGTCCATGCCACCTTCGACGACGGCGTCTTCCCCGCGGTCGGCCAGAGCAAAACCCGCTGGCAAGGGCTCGACGGCAGCGCCATCGACGCCTTCGGCCGCATGCCGATCGACGTGCGCCGCGTCGAAAGCTTCTTGGGGCTCCCCTCGCGACTGTCGGAAACGATGGACCTGGATCACATCGCCACGGTCGCCTTCATCCATTGGGCTGGCGAAACCAACGACTGGTTCGAAGACCTGCGCCGCATCCATCGCTACGCTCCCATCCTCGGCCGCTTCGTCACCCTCGACGAGTATTTTGAAAAGACCGACTCCCCTGGCCGAATGAACAAGTTCGAGCCAGACGACTATCGCGCTCCCTACTTGCAGCAAGCCGTCGCGCGTGGCGATAGCGATCCCATCTCGCGCTGCATGCTTGCCGCGCGCGCCGATGCCGCATCGCGCGCCGAGCGCCGGTTGGCGGCGCTGGCCACACTGGCCAGCGGCGATGCGCAAGTCGCCGCCACCTCTCCCATCCACCAACTGGCCCAAGCGTTGCGCCTGACCGACAGGGCAGGGGAGGGAGGCGCGACACTCATTGCCAACCCCTTTGCGCAAGAAGGCATCGCCATCGTCGGCGACACGCACGTCGCCGTGCCGCCGCTGGGCTTCGCCGTCGTCGCTCCGGCCGGCCCGTCCCAACCTTCGCGGAAAAAACCTCCCACGCCGATGGCGGCGGAACACAAGCTGGCCAACGAACATATCGAGGTGATGCTCGATCCCGTCACCGGCGCTGTCCGCTCGTTTCGCGATTTCAAACGCCGCGCCAACCGCATTTCGCAACAACTCGCGCTGCGTACGCCCGGCGCGGCGTCGCCGACGGGCGACGTGTGGCGCGGCGAGGAGCCCGCCAGCTATTCGGTAATGGTCGCCGATGAGTGGCAGATCACCCAACCCGGTCCCCCCGTGGGAGAATTCGTCGTCCGCGGCCGGTTGGTCGATCGCGAAGGCGCCACGCAGGCCAGTTACCAGCAAACTTTTCGACTCGTTCGCGGCCAGCGCTGGCTGGAGATCGATATCCATCTCGATCCCGTTGTCCTCCCCGCCGCCAATCCCTGGAGCAGCTATTACGCCTGCCGCTTTGCCTGGGCCAACGAGATGGCCGACCTCTATCGCAGTGTCCACCAGACCGCGCAGCCAACCACGCTCAAGCGCATCGAGGCGCCGCACTTCCTGGAAATCCGCGACGATCGCGCTCGCACCGCCATCCTCACCGGCGGTCTGCCATACCACCGCCGCGCCAGCGAGCGCATGCTCGATACTCTCCTCATTGCCGGCAACGAGGCCCGCCGCGACTTTCGGCTGGCCATTGGCGTCGAACTGCCCAGCATCGCCGGCGCCAGCGAGCAGTTCTTGTTGGGCGAACTTCCCTCCCGACCGGTTGTCGCCAATAGCGCCGCGCCCAGCCACGGCTGGTTCTTTCACATCGACGGCGCGCACGTGCTGGCCGTCGATTGGCGCCCGCTCGCCCGCGAAGATGGCGCCCGCGGCTTTCGCGCGGTCCTGTTGGAGACCGCGGGCAAGGCTGGCCGCGTCAAGCTGCGCTGTTTCCGTCCCGTCGCCCGCGCCACGCAGGTTGATTTTGATGGTGGCACGATTGTCATGCTCCATGCCGCCGGCGATCAGGTTTTGGTAGACTTCTCCAGCTTCGAACTCGTGGTGATCGAAGTCGAGTGGAGCAGCCACGAACAGTCACAGGGCGAAAACGCGCGATGATCGTGACCATGGATGGGCCGGCCGGCGCGGGCAAGTCGACCGTCGCCCGCCGCTTGGCCCAGCGCCTCGGCTTTGAGTTTCTTGACACCGGCGCCATGTATCGCGCCGTCGCCTGGGCCGCCGCCGAGCGCGGCTTGCCTTGGGATCAGCCGCAGCGTCTGGTAGAGCTTGCACAAGCGCTGACCATCGAAACCCACGGCGAACGCATCGCCGTCGATGGCCGCGATGTCTCCAGCCTGATCCGCACCCCCGCCATCACCGTCGTCACTCGCCACGCCGCCAACAACCCTGGCGTGCGGGCAAGACTCGTCGAGCTGCAACAACAGATCGGCGCCGGCCGCAGCATCGTCACCGAGGGACGCGACCAAGGCACGGTCGTCTTTCCGGATGCCGCCTGCAAAATCTTTCTCACCGCTTCGCCCGAAGAGCGCGCTCGCCGCCGATGGGAAGATCTGTCGCGCCGTGGCGAGCAGACCACGCTCGCGGAGGTGCTCAACCAGCAAAACGCCCGCGACGAGAGCGACCGCGCTCGCGAGGTGGGGCCGCTCGTGCCGGCGGTCGACGCCATCCACGTTTCGACCGATGGCCTCTCGATCGACGAGGTTGTCGACCGGTTGGAGCAGATCGTCCGCTCGCGCATGCCGTGAGCCGCCGCGCTTACGCCGCCGTCCACGCTCGGGCGATTTCGTCGCACGCCGCGATCAGGTCTTGCCGCCGCTGCGCGCGCTGGCGACTCGCCCGGTACAGGCGCCGCGCGAAGACATCGAGCGCCAAGCACAGCTTGGGGTCAACCGCCGCGTCCAGCGCCAGCGATTGCTCGGCAAAGTCGGCCACGGCAGCCGCGATGAAGCCCCCCGCCGCATCGCTTAGCGGCGCCGTCTTCGAGAAGTAGAGCTTGAGCGCGCCCACGGTTGGCGCGCCGCGCCGGTCGGCGGCGCGGAGCACCAGTTCTGGCCGCACGCTCACCGCCACTTCGCCATAGTTCACAAGCGGCGGCCGTGGCGCGCCGCGCACATAGCGCGCCGGCGGCAATTGGTCCGCCACTTCCAAGAACGCCGCCAGGGCCTCGCCGCACAACTGGTTGCGCTGCGCTTGCCAGGCCGAATCCGGTGGCGCCGCGCGCAGCCGCTGCGCCTCGCGCAAGACGACAGCCGGATCGCGCTCGGCGCCGGTGAGATAGTCGATAACCGCCGCGTGCGCCTCGTTGTAACGCGGCACAAGAAAGCCCTTGGGCCGCCGCTGGTCGCGCACAATCGACCGCCGCCGCGCCGGCGTGGCGGTCATGTACTCTCCCAGCTTGTTCACCGAGATGCGCGGCAGTGTCCGCTCGATGATGCCTGCCATGTTGGCTCTTGGCGGGCCGCCATCTTAGGAGCGCTGGTTCAATTGTTCGCTCGGCGATTCCCGCAAAGAATATTACGCGCGCCGTGTACAAGAGTCCATGACGCATGGCGACTCCCGTTTCGCCTGCGTTTGGCGCCAGCTTATCAACCACGCTCGCGGTGCCATTTGGCGCCTGGTCGCTTTCCGCTCAGACCAATTTCCTTCGGTCATTTTCAGTCGTAGCATTGCGCTAATTGAGAGGCCGCTAGCCGCCTATGAAACGACGACGCACCTCTCGCGAAACCAGGAGAATGGACACAGCCGCGCTTCGCTGCTCGAAGCGCGCAACTCGAGGAGATCGCCTACAGAAGTTCCTCGCGCGGAGCACATTGTGGACTTAAGACCGCTAACGTGGTTTGGCGGCAACGGACGACATCGAGACAAGTAGCCCTGACTGAGGGCGCTGACCTGATGACGTCCCTCGGCCCTTAAGCCACCGTGCGGAGCAACAGAAGATCTGCTCCCGCCGCCAGGAAACAAGCAGGCGATTTCCTTTTATCTTGCGCTGGCAGCCGCGCGCCACACTCCGGGCCACTACGATTTGCTAACTGGTGCTCGCCAACTGGCGGTCGCTCGTTTCAGTCACCGCGCTAGCAGCGTTTGGCGCCTCTCGTGGCGCAAGTGTCGCGCGCTGCGGCCAAAGCCACGCTAGCGACACGATCGTCCACGCGCCTGCCGCAATCGCCAGCCAGGTCATGCCGCTGGCTACTCCAAAGCTGCCCAGCACCGCGCCGGTCACGCCAATCCGCGCTAGCTCCGACCGCCCGGCCCACGGCCGTCGCTCAAAGATCGCCCCCAAGTTGGCCAGCGACCAGAACACCAGGGCCGCCGGCGTCGCCAGCCATGTGACCGGCTTGCTCTTCTCCAGTCCCATCACCACCACCGCCCCGACCAGTACGCACGAGAATTGAAACAGCACGTACAGCGTCATCCCTAGCCCCACGCGGGCGTTGTACTTCTTCACGCTCTCGCGCGTCACTTCTGGCGCGGGTGGATACGGCGCCACGCCGCGCGGCGTCCAACCCAGCGGCATGAACCAAATCTTGATCTTGTCGGTCCAATACGGCGCCTCGCGCGCCTGCCGCCACAGATGAACCCAATAGTGCAGGTTCGCCCAAATCGGGTTCCAGCTTTCCAAGGGGCGCGTCAGCCCGTACACCGGCTGTTCTTCTTCCACCTGAAACGTGCCGAACATCCGGTCCCAAATGATGAACATGCCGGCGTAGTTCTTGTCCAGATACTTGGGGTTGCGCGCGTGGTGTACCCGGTGGTGCGATGGCGTGTTCATCACCCATTCCAAGGGGCCGAGCCGATCGATCGCCTCGGTATGCACCCAAAACTGGTACAGCAGGTTGATCGCCGAGATCGTCGCATACCACAAAGGCGGAAAGCCGATCAAAGCCAGCGGCAGATAGAAAATCCAGGCAAAGCAACTCTCGAATGCGCTCTGCCGCAGCGCCACCGCCAGGTTGTATTCTTCGCTTTGGTGATGCACCACATGCGTGGCCCACGGCGCCGAGTACTCGTGCGCGATGCGGTGAAACCAGTAAAACCCCAGGTCGACACCCAACACCAGCGCGATCGCGGCCCCCCACTTGGCCGCCGCCGACCACTCGGTCATTTCGGTCAGCCGCCAGTGCCGGTACAGATACAGATAACCGGCGAACAGCGCCCCTTGAAAAAAGATGCGCGTCACCTGATCGATGATGCCGCAGCTCAGGTCGTTCACCGAATCGTTGAAGCGGTAAAACCGCCGCCGACTGGCGATGCCCACCAAGATCTCCACTCCGATCAAGAGCAGAAAGAACGGCACCGCGTACAAGATGAGCGGGCGTGGCGTGCCCAACAGCCAGTCGATGGTGGTGTCTTGCATGGACCTGCTCGCCTAAATAAACCAGACGGCAACGTCCACTATCATAGCCGCGCTCGGCTCGCCTCCAAGCGCCGCACGCGGCAAATAGGCTGCAAATTGGCTATTTCATGGCGCTGGCTCGATCTTCGCCTTCTGAATTGCCTTGAGCGTCTGCTTGGCATAAGCCTGAATCGCTGATTCGGGCGCTGACTGCGCCATCAACCGTTCTAGCGCGGCCGCGGCGCCCGCCGCCTGACCTCCAAGCTCTTGCAGCAAGCGAAAAATCTCACCTTGCATCCTGATATCGAGATCATGGTCATCGAGTAGTCGCGCCAGCGTCGCCGTCACTCGCTGCGCCTCCTCGTCGCTTAGCGCGCCCGGTCGATCGCCGATCAGACTCGATGCGGCCGCCAGCGCCACCCGCGCCGCCGGATCGTCGAGTCCCTTCCTCAGCGCCTCCAGCACCTCGGGCGAGTCATGGTCCAAGCGCGCCGCGCTTGTCAGCGCCGCGGCCCGCACCATCGGCGACTCGTCGTTTGTCGCCTTGAGCAACAGGTCTAGTTGCGATTTGTCGGGCATCATCCGCGCGGCCAGCGCCCGCTCGAACTCGTTGTCGCTTGCGAGCGCTTCGACCAGCACCGGCGTCGACTCCGCCGCTGGTATCTTGCTGATGGCGTCAATTGCCGCATGTTTCATCATTCCTTCCGGGCTGTTGTCGATGACCCAGGTGTCGGTGTCGCGCATGGCCGCCACGATTCCAGCGGTCGCTGCGCTGCCCAGGCCATGCCGGCCGAACATCTCCATCGCCTGAATCGCCTCCGTCCGCCGCACCGGGCTTAGTTCGGCTCGCAAGAGGTTCACCCATTCGTTGATAGGTTTGCCATCGTAAAGCAAATTACGCTTGAAATTATTGGGAAGCAGGTACAAAGGGCCTCCAGACGTCGGCTTCGGCGGCTTCGCCGGCTCAGTCTTTGGCGCTGGCTCAGTCTTTGGCGCTGGCTCAGTCTTTGGCGCTGGCTCGGGCGCCGGCCTGGGCCGCATGCCCCCCATCCCTCCTCCACGTCGCGGCATCGTACCGCCGCCGATCGTCGGCGCGCCCGCCGGCTGCTCGCTGGGCGCCAAGGTCGGTTGCTGTACCGGGGCAGGGGGGGGCAAGGTCCTGACTTTGAGCGAGAGGGGTTCCGGGTCGTCGGGATCCAAGACCGTGAAGTCGAGCGGCGCTTCGCGCGATTGCCCTGCTTCGTTCGTCGCGGTCACTCTCCCCAGCGTTTCCGGCGTGGCCTGAATCCCGCAGTTCAGCCGGATCGAAATAATTCCATAAGCAGGTATGGCCGTCTGATCAAACTTCCAGCTCAACGTGTTGCCGCTGCGCTTGTAGCCCTCGGTCGCTTGTTTTGCCTTCACCCCCTGCTGCAGTTCAACGACCAACCGCATCCCGCGCAGCGGTTGACTCGTTGGATTGAACACCTGAATTTCAATCAGGGCGTTGTCGTTTTGGCGAAACTCAATCGGCATCACCTTCAGTTCAAACGGCGGCTCGTCCTTCTTGGCTGCCTCAGCCTCCGGCTTTGGTTCGGCGAATGGATCGGGCGCCGATGGATCGTCCTCCACCGACTCCGACGGTAACGCGATGCGCGCCGCGCCCATCCCGCCCGGCCGCCTCGCTTGCGCTGCGGGGGTCGGGTGGGCCGCTGGCTTCGCATCTGTCTCGATGTTATAGCTCCCTGTCAGCCGCGGCGCTGCCTCGCCATCTGGCACGGCGTCGGCATTAGGCGCAACCGCGCCGACTGGCGCCGGCGCCACCTCCGGCTGCTCGCTGGGCTTCACCGGCGGCTGCGCCGCAGGCTCTGGTTGCGGGCGTGGCTGGCGCGCCTCACGCCGCGCTTTTTCCAACGAACTTACCGCCATGCTTTGAATGACTCGATCGTTGCTTTGCGTCAGCGTCTCAAGCGCCGCCTGCAACTCCGGCGATTGAGCGACGAAGTATTCCGTTACAGGAAGCGCGCGATCAATCAACTCGCTTCTGCTGGAGGTCGTAATCGCTTGCGCGAGCCGCTTTCCGATGAGCGACTCCTGTTCCGGCGTGAAACGTTGCTCAAAGGCGGGCAGGTGATCGAGAAATGCCACAACTGCGGAGGGATTAACATCGTTGAGTATCTCCAAGATGGCTTCGCCCACCCCTGGCGCCGCGCGATCGATCTTGGCCGCGGTCGCCACCGCGAACCCGCGCACGAGCGGGTTGGCGTCTTCACGCGCCGCCAAGAGGGCCGGAATCGAATCGCGGTCCTGTAATGCAAACACCGCGAACAGGCGTTCCCCCAGGTGTTCGCTCTTGAGAACGGCGCGCAGCACCGGCGCCGAGTGCTCCGCCGGGATCATTTGGCAGGCGGATACTGCCTCGCTGAACATTTCATTCGCCATTTCCGCCGCCGCGCTCCTCCGCCCGCCAAAGACGTCGTAAGTCCGTGCCTTCCACACCAGTTTGCGCGTCGCCTCCGCCCCCAAGCCGTTCGCGCCAAAAGCCCCCATCGCGCGAATCGCCTCCCTCTGATCCATCGGGCTCAGGTCGGCGTTCAGCTTTTCCCGCCACTCCTTAAAGCTCAGGCCAGCATAGCGCAGTTTCGCATTGTGAGCTTCTTCGGCTGCAAGTCTTTGCTGTCTTTCAATCATCACGCCGACCTTGCGTCGCGCGTCCGATTGCGCCGCATCTTCAATCTGGCGTTTCTGATCGGCTGTCAGCCGCGCCAAGCGCGCCTTCGCCTCGGCCACGTGAAACTCCATCGGCGCCAGTTTCTCCGGCTCACCGCCGGCCGCGCCCACGTCAAACAGCTTTTTCACGCGGTTGCGCCAGCTTTCCATCCGCGCCAAGTGCTCGCCCGCGGCGGCGATCTTCGCGTCGGGCTCCGTGGCCGCCTCTTCGGCCGCCTGCATCCAGCGCGTCGACCACTCCACCACCGCGTCGAGCGGCGCCCGCCCCTTCTCACAGGCCGCCGCTGTCGCTTCGTAGACCTGCCGCGCGGCCGCCACCATCTCGCGCGCCGCTTGGCGTTCGCTATCCTCTGCCGGCGCCGCGCTTGGCTTCTTATCAGCCGGTTCCGCGCTGGGTTTGTCGTCAACCGGCGCCGCTTCGTTATCGCTCAGCTCAACGGTTGGCTCGCTCTCGGGCGTAGCCGCCGCCTTGCTCGCCGTGTCGTCGGCCGCCGGCGACGGCTGCGCCACCAGTCGTGGCCGCACCACCGTCGCGAGCAATAGCGCCCCCATCACGCACAGCAAAAATGCCCGCTTGGCCCGCGAGTCGTGGCGCGGCCCGCTCACCAGCCGCCGAATCCGCCCGGCCAGCGTTCGCCCGTGCGCCCCCGGCGCGTAGGCCGCGTGCGCGTTCACCGATTGCCCCAGTCGCAGCAACGTGCTGGCGTAGTCGGTAGCCGGCCCCGTGCCCGAGGCCGCCAGATCGCAGGCCCACTCGGCCGCCTCGTCAAAGCGCCGCACCGCCAGCCACGCCAGCGGGTTGAACCAATGCGGCAGCGCTAACACGCGCGCCGCCAGCGACTTCCACACGTCGCGGCGCAGGTAGTGCGCCAGCTCGTGCCGCAAAATCGCGC
It includes:
- a CDS encoding HEAT repeat domain-containing protein yields the protein MDINGWQFLAWLGCGTLALAALAIVAAVVLRLARVTSPAAHRACWICVLGAGWLMFRLPVEIRYYQPPALVGQTAIQPPRAVASDETSEPSIELMELAIEASAPLESPPPVELSEPMAISISSSPAASAPEESEPAPESLPLVVSTRQEIASATAVATAPIIEIAPSEPPTTTTTKPATAFRPTWTEVARVLWNTPEMLVAMWLAGMAFIALVWLVGYARFVRRLAAHEPVEPQWQQQWQSLALQAGVRSRIPMLVTRELGPLLCRLPRGYALIVPAELWEELDEASRGAILRHELAHYLRRDVWKSLAARVLALPHWFNPLAWLAVRRFDEAAEWACDLAASGTGPATDYASTLLRLGQSVNAHAAYAPGAHGRTLAGRIRRLVSGPRHDSRAKRAFLLCVMGALLLATVVRPRLVAQPSPAADDTASKAAATPESEPTVELSDNEAAPVDDKPSAEPADKKPSAAPAEDSERQAAREMVAAARQVYEATAAACEKGRAPLDAVVEWSTRWMQAAEEAATEPDAKIAAAGEHLARMESWRNRVKKLFDVGAAGGEPEKLAPMEFHVAEAKARLARLTADQKRQIEDAAQSDARRKVGVMIERQQRLAAEEAHNAKLRYAGLSFKEWREKLNADLSPMDQREAIRAMGAFGANGLGAEATRKLVWKARTYDVFGGRRSAAAEMANEMFSEAVSACQMIPAEHSAPVLRAVLKSEHLGERLFAVFALQDRDSIPALLAAREDANPLVRGFAVATAAKIDRAAPGVGEAILEILNDVNPSAVVAFLDHLPAFEQRFTPEQESLIGKRLAQAITTSSRSELIDRALPVTEYFVAQSPELQAALETLTQSNDRVIQSMAVSSLEKARREARQPRPQPEPAAQPPVKPSEQPEVAPAPVGAVAPNADAVPDGEAAPRLTGSYNIETDAKPAAHPTPAAQARRPGGMGAARIALPSESVEDDPSAPDPFAEPKPEAEAAKKDEPPFELKVMPIEFRQNDNALIEIQVFNPTSQPLRGMRLVVELQQGVKAKQATEGYKRSGNTLSWKFDQTAIPAYGIISIRLNCGIQATPETLGRVTATNEAGQSREAPLDFTVLDPDDPEPLSLKVRTLPPPAPVQQPTLAPSEQPAGAPTIGGGTMPRRGGGMGGMRPRPAPEPAPKTEPAPKTEPAPKTEPAKPPKPTSGGPLYLLPNNFKRNLLYDGKPINEWVNLLRAELSPVRRTEAIQAMEMFGRHGLGSAATAGIVAAMRDTDTWVIDNSPEGMMKHAAIDAISKIPAAESTPVLVEALASDNEFERALAARMMPDKSQLDLLLKATNDESPMVRAAALTSAARLDHDSPEVLEALRKGLDDPAARVALAAASSLIGDRPGALSDEEAQRVTATLARLLDDHDLDIRMQGEIFRLLQELGGQAAGAAAALERLMAQSAPESAIQAYAKQTLKAIQKAKIEPAP
- the cmk gene encoding (d)CMP kinase encodes the protein MIVTMDGPAGAGKSTVARRLAQRLGFEFLDTGAMYRAVAWAAAERGLPWDQPQRLVELAQALTIETHGERIAVDGRDVSSLIRTPAITVVTRHAANNPGVRARLVELQQQIGAGRSIVTEGRDQGTVVFPDAACKIFLTASPEERARRRWEDLSRRGEQTTLAEVLNQQNARDESDRAREVGPLVPAVDAIHVSTDGLSIDEVVDRLEQIVRSRMP
- a CDS encoding sterol desaturase family protein; its protein translation is MQDTTIDWLLGTPRPLILYAVPFFLLLIGVEILVGIASRRRFYRFNDSVNDLSCGIIDQVTRIFFQGALFAGYLYLYRHWRLTEMTEWSAAAKWGAAIALVLGVDLGFYWFHRIAHEYSAPWATHVVHHQSEEYNLAVALRQSAFESCFAWIFYLPLALIGFPPLWYATISAINLLYQFWVHTEAIDRLGPLEWVMNTPSHHRVHHARNPKYLDKNYAGMFIIWDRMFGTFQVEEEQPVYGLTRPLESWNPIWANLHYWVHLWRQAREAPYWTDKIKIWFMPLGWTPRGVAPYPPAPEVTRESVKKYNARVGLGMTLYVLFQFSCVLVGAVVVMGLEKSKPVTWLATPAALVFWSLANLGAIFERRPWAGRSELARIGVTGAVLGSFGVASGMTWLAIAAGAWTIVSLAWLWPQRATLAPREAPNAASAVTETSDRQLASTS